ATGGGAAGAATGATAGACCCTTACTTACTGGAAGATAAAGATGAAAAAGGGAAATACTGGTGTTTTTATAAGCAAAACGGAGTAAGTATGTCATACAGCTATGACCTAAAAAACTGGAAATTTCATGGTAATACAGCATCAGGCGAAAATGTGTGCGTACTGAATGAAAACGATGCTTATATCTTATTTCACTCTCCTAAAAACGGCATAGCCATTAAACGTTCTTCAGATTTATATAACTGGAACAACTGGGGTAATATAATTACCTTAGGTCAAAACGAATGGGACTGGGCTAAAGGAAGAATTACAGCAGGAACCGTGCTTAAACTGAATAAGTATATCATGTTTTTTCATGGTTCCGGTCCTAAAAAGGAGACCGAAGGCGATTTTGATAAAAACGCATCCATTGGAATTGCTTGGAGTAGCGACCTTCTAAATTGGGACTGGCCTACTAAAAGGAAATGATAAGGGATATAAATGCCCTTATCATTTCTCACCTACCTATCTTATTCCGCAAACACTTGAAAAATAACGAAGGCATATATAATAAAGCGTAAATACCTAAAAAGTGCCCATAGCAAATATTGCTTGAAACTGTATTTAATCAAGCCACACGCTAAACTTACTATGGAGTGTGGAATTGGTGATATGGCCCCTAAAACAACAAAAATACTTCCCCATTTACGCAGATTCACAATATGAACAGCAATCTTATTCTCTATGTGATTCTTAACGCTGGTGATTAAAAATAGACGACTTCCAATTAAGTATGAAATGATTCCACCGATATAGGAAAGTGTAGCCAGTATAAATAAGAATAACCAAGGCGTAGGCGATTTTGATGCCCAAGCAATAAATATTTCGGGTGGTACAATACCTAAAATCGTTTCTGAAATCAGAAAAAACGTAAATATCACTTGTGGTGAATATGTTTCCACCAAACTATTAAGCAGTGAGTTTATGTCTAAAACAAAATATTCAAGACCCAGTAAAAGCAAAACGAAAACAATCACAACCATACCCGCTTTAAAAGCCGTGTCTTTTAAGAAGGTATAGAAACGTGTTATTTTGTAATAGCGATTTAGTAATCCTAATCGTTTAAGTAAGTTATTATAATATGTGTTTCCTGTCATCCTCTAATTCTTTATCATTGTGCTCTTAAAACAATTAAACCGCCACTAGTAAAATACTTTATGTAGTGTTTTATTTTATCTAGTTGCCAAGCAATTCTGCCAATTCCATTGAAATTTTAAGCAAGCCACAAAGCTAAAACTAATATGTCTTTTTAACCTTTAAAGGCTTTAATTAATTTTAATAAAATGGCAAGCTTATTCATCAAGCTTCCGACTTTTTATTACCCAGAAAATAACGATAAAGTCAAAATGCTATTGTTATGATTGTCTTTTTGTGAAACGAGGCTTTAAGACCAAACTTTACGAATTAAATAAGCTTTGGATCGACCAATTGCCTGTTAGGCCATAAATATCTAACATCATAAGAATCAATCTCTTATAATTTCAATTGAATCATTTTTTGATACACTATTAAGAAAAGGAGATTTGAATGTCTAAATTGCTGCCAAATTCATCTTTTAAAAAATGGACAAAAATCAGAACCTAAATAAAGAAGCACTTTTATATCACTCAAAAGGCAGACCGGGAAAAATTGAAGTAATCCCAACCAAAGAATACGCTAATCAGAGAGACCTTTCTCTCGCCTACTCTCCAGGGGTTGCGGTTCCATGTCTCGCTATTGCAGAAAATAAAGACGACGTTTATAAATATACTGCCAAAGGAAACTTGGTGGCGGTAATAAGTAACGGAACAGCCGTTTTAGGCTTAGGCGATATTGGCCCAGAAGCCAGTAAACCTGTAATGGAAGGTAAAGGCCTCCTATTTAAAATTTACGCTGATATCGATGTTTTTGACATTGAATTAAACACTACTGATGTTGACGAGTTTGTCAGAACCGTCAAAATAATGGAACCCACTTTTGGAGGTGTCAATTTAGAAGACATTTCTGCTCCAGCCTGTTTCGAAATAGAAGAAAGACTTAAAAAGGAATTAAATATTCCTGTAATGCATGACGATCAGCATGGAACCGCCATTATATCTGCTGCTGCTTTGATAAATGCCTTAGATATAGTTGGTAAAGACATTTCAAAAATAAAAATCATTGTAAACGGAGCTGGTGCTTCTGCCATTTCATGTAGTAAACTATACGTCTCTTTGGGAGCTAAAAAAGAGAATGTATTTATGTTTGACAGCAAAGGACTTATTCACCCAGACAGAGATAACTTATCTGGAAAAAAGGCCGACTTCACTAACGGCCATCTGCCTGCAGAAACAACCTTAAGTCAAGCTATAAATGGTGCCGACGTATTTATCGGACTATCTAAAGGCGGTACATTAAAAAAGGAAATGGTTAAAAGTATGGCAAAGGATTGCATCGTTTTTGCCTTGGCAAACCCTGACCCTGAAATCACCTATGAAGATGCCACTAGTGTTAGAGAAGACATCATTATGGCCACAGGAAGGTCAGATTATCCTAACCAAGTTAATAACGTTTTAGGCTTCCCATATATCTTTAGAGGAGCTTTAGACGTGAAAGCAAGCGAAATAAATGAGGCCATGAAACTGGCTGCGGTACACGCTTTGGCAGATTTGGCAAAGAAGCAAGTGCCTGAAATGGTAAATTTAGCCTACGGGACAGACAACCTTACTTTTGGAAAAAATTACATTATTCCAAAACCAGTAGACCCGCGTTTACTTACTTCGGTAGCTCCTGCAGTAGCAAAAGCTGCCATGGATTCTGGTGTGGCCAGAAGTAACATTACAGACTGGAATGCTTATGAGTTAGAACTTTCTAAAAGACTTGGTCAAGACAACAGTCTTTTAAAAATCATTCATAATAAAGCAAAACAGAATCCGAAAAGAGTAGTTTTTGCAGATGCTGAAAACCTTAATGTATTAAAAGCCGCTCAAGAAGTCTTAAACGAAAGACTAGCTATTCCAATTCTTCTTGGAAACAAAAATACCATTAACGAAATCATAGAAAGCAATAGCTTAGATTTAGAAGGTGTTAAAATATTAGACCCTTCTCAAGCTGATCCTGAAACATTAAATGAATACGGAAACCAGTTTTACGAGCTAAGAAAAAGAAAAGGTTTCACACATGACGAAGCTCACGGAATCATGAAACGTCGTAGCTATTTTGGAGCTATGATGGTAAAAAATGGTGCTGCAGATGCTATGATAGGTGGTCAAACTAGAAATTATCCTGAAACTATCAGACCGGCCATTCAAATAATTGGGAAGCGTGCAGGTCTTAGAAAAGTTTCTGGTATGTATATTTTAATGAGTCGTTTTGGCCCATTATTCTTAGCAGACACCACCATCAATTTTGACCCATCGGTAGAAGAATTGGTAGAAATAGCAGAATTAGCTGCCGAAGAGGTACGCAAATTTAATATTATACCAAGAATAGCCTTCTTAACTTATTCTAACTTCGGTTCAGTGGCAGAAGGTCCTGCTCCAATGCGAATGAGAGCTGCTGTAGCAGAGCTTAAGAAAAAATATCCTGACTGGATAGTAGATGGTGAAATGCAAGCTCACTTGGCTTTCGATAACGAACTACTTAAAACCAATCACCCATTCAGTGATTTGGCGGATGGCAGAGCCAATACCTTTATATTCCCCAACCTTTCTGCTGCCAATATTGCCTACAATATGGTAAAAGAAATTGCGGATATTGAGAAAATAGGGCCGATAGTCATGGGACTAAAAAAACCAGTTAAAATATTACAAATGGGTGCAAGCGTAAGAGAAATTGTAAATATGGTTTCTTTAGCTGTGGTAGACGCTCAAAGAGGTGAATAATGGCAAAGGTTTCCATCATTACTATTACTTATAATGCAGAAAAGGTATTAGAACGAACCATCAAAAGTGTGGTGAGTCAAGCCTTTCGAGATTTTGAGTACATCATAGTAGATGGCGACTCTAAAGACGGAACCAAAGCTATTTGCGAGCAATACTCGCAGCACATTGACATATTCTCTTCAGAAAAAGATGATGGCATTTATGATGCTATGAACAAAGGCCTCCGTTTAGCCAACGGAGACTTTGTTTGGTTTATGAACGCTGGTGATGAAATAGCTACCAGTAAAACTTTGTCAAATATCTTTTCAAAAGTCTCTGCCAAAACAGACTTAGTCTATGGAGATGCTCTTTTTGTAAATGACGATGGTGTAGCAAGAGGTTTACGCTCAGTACTTACGCCACATAAACTAAAAGCTGATATAAACTGGAGAGATTTACGTTTTGGTATGTTAGTGTGCCATCAGTCATTGTTGGTGCACAGGAGCATTGCTCCTACCTACATTATAGATAATTTCAGTGCCGATGTGGATTGGGAAATCAAAAGCTTTAAGGCTTCTACAAATCAAGTGTTTTTAGAAGAGCCTTTGGCAAATTTCTTAGAAGGCGGTGTTTCAAATCAACAACTTGAGAAATCTTTAAAAGACAGATTTATCGTACTGAAAAATCATTTCGGGTTAATTCCTACCCTATTTAATCACTTAATAATTCTGGTAAGAGGTCTTAAGAAAATATGGACCAGTAAGGGCAAGTATTGGTAATTAAGACAACTTCATCAGGTCAGAAACACCTTGCGTTTGATACGAAGTAAAACCTTCTCCATACTTCACTCCTATTTTGTGCCCCATTTCTCTATTTCGTGCTTCTATGAAATCTAAAAAATCAGGAGAAGATATATAGCTTTGTGGGTCAGCACTATTTGGGTCAAAAAATTGACTTCCAAAAGCTCTAATTGCCTTATCTTTTATGTCCCAAAAGTCTGTAATGTCAATCACAAAATCAGGTTCAATATACTTATCTTGTATGTAATGGTAAAGATGCTTTGGACGCCATTCCTTTTGTGCAGAGCCATCTTCATTATAAGTCGGCACCATTCTTAGTCCTGCATAAAAACAAGCATCTACTGCCAAAGCAGAAGACCTACCATGGTCTGGGTGCCTGTCTGTAATGCCATTTGCCAATACTATTTCTGGTTGATACTTACGAATAACTTGCATCAGTTTCATTTGATGCTCTTCGTCATTCTTAAAGAAACCATCTCTAAAGCGTAAGTTTTCTCTGGCTGAAAGCCCCATCACTTTGGCTGATGCCGCAGCTTCTTCATCCCTAATTTCAGCAGAACCTCTAGTACCAAGTTCGCCACGAGTAAAATCAACAATACCGACTTTGTAGCCCATAGAAATGTGCTTCGCGATGGTGCCACTACAGCCTAATTCAGCATCATCTGGGTGAACGGCCATCACCAAAATATCTAATTTCACAGCCATAATTATTTTACTCTTAACCTAATACCTACATATAGTTTTTTGTAGGAGCTTATTTTATTCAAACTGCAAATTTCTGAAACTGTTACACCAAAGTTACGTGCAATTTTTGTCAAGTTATCGCCTGGTTTTACTCTGTACCATACTTTTTGAACCACCTCCGCAGGAATTTCTTCCTCAAAATCATCTTCAAAATCGTCTGCAGCAGCATCACCTTCTACCTCCATAGTTGGATTTAAATCGTCTTCATGCTGCGATGCATCCACATCACCCAAAGCTACTCTTGGAGAACCTCCTCTCAAATAATTATACATTTTTGAAGTCATCAAAAACTCCTGCATTCTTATCTGTGTGTCGTCTCTTTTAAAGTCAAAAATATTACCTGCATCAAAAGGCGTACCTTCATAGCGTGTTTCAAAGTGTAGGTGAGAACCTGAGCTTCTTCCTGTATTACCTCCTCTCCCTATTTCATCACCTGCTTTTACCACAGTGTTAACAGGGAAATTCAGTTTGGACATGTGACCATAAACTGTCTCAAGTCCATTATAATGACGAATCACCACAGCCCTACCTAAAGCACCTCTATAAGAGGAGATTCTTATCACACCATCAAATGCGGCATAAACGGGGTCTCCTGTTTCTAGGTCAATATCTGTTCCTCTATGCCATCTACCCCATCTGTACTTAAAATGAGAGGTTACAGGGCATTTATCTAGCGGTGGAGCCCAATACCTTCCTTTCGTTAAATCGTATAGTTTGATAGGAATTACGTCACTAAAATCTTTTGGATTTATGCCGTAAGGATTAACATAGGTATTATCCCAAATGGAAAAATAACTGGCTATTTTAACCATTTCATCTGTCCCTGGAAACCTAGCTCCATCTTCAATCTCCACAATCATCAGTTCACCTTCATCAATAGAACTGGTGTCTTCGTGAATATTACTATTAAGCTTTTTTAGTGGTTCAATTTCCACCATGCCAGCCCCTAAGCTTTCTGAGCCAGGATAATTAGAAGGGGCTTTATATTCGGTTGTTTTTTTCTCAAAAGAATTTGAGAATCTTAGTTTTGGTTCTTCTTCAAATTGAAAATCTACCTCGTCCTGAAAAGTATTATTCAGGTTCTGGCTATCAGGTTCATTTGATGGAGTTTCGGTTGTCTCCGTTTTCTTCTGAAATATTTTGGGTGCTTTTATTACTTTTCCACGCTCTCGCTGAGCAAAAGATGCTTGCACAGAAAACAGAAGAACCAAAACTAAAAAACTTCTAAACATAGTATTTTATTCGTGAGCGGATAAATATCTTTCAGCATCCAATGCGGCCATACAACCAGTACCTGCAGCCGTTACAGCTTGACGATATATCTTATCCATAGCATCTCCAGAGGCAAAAACCCCTTCAATGTTTGTTTTAGCTGTACCTTTCTCAGCATTAATATAACCAGTTTCATCCAGATTTAACCAACCTTTGAAAATATCAGTGTTTGGCTTATGACCAATGGCCACAAAAAATCCTGTTGCAGTTATAACAGATTCTTCCTTAGTAATAGTATTAATTACCTTAACTCCTTCTACCTCTTTTTCTCCAAGAACCTCAACCGTAGACGTATTGAACATTACTTCAATGTTTGCCGTGTTTTCAACTCTCTTCTGCATGATAGTAGACGCTCTAAATTCATCACGTCTTACCAGCATAGTTACTTTCTTACAAAGCTTAGATAGATAATGAGCTTCTTCACAGGCTGTATCTCCTGCTCCTACTACTACCACTTCATGTCCTCTATAAAAGAAACCATCACAAACAGCACAGGCAGAAACGCCACTTCCGTTCAATCTGTCCTCAGATTCTAAACCTAACCATTTGGCAGAAGCACCCGTAGCTATAATCACAGCCTTAGCTATAATTACTTTATTTTCATCAATAATCACTTTATGAGCCAATGGCGTAGTGAAATCAACTGATGTAGCCATACCGTAACGGTTATCCAAACCAAACCTTTCTGCTTGTTTTCTAAACTCCTCCATCATGGCAGGACCTTGAACACCATCAGGATAGCCTGGATAATTCTCTACATCGTTAGTAATGGTAAGTTGCCCACCAGGCTGCCCTCCCTGATACATTACAGGCTTAAGTCCAGCTCTTCCAGCATAAATAGCAGCGGTATATCCAGCAGGGCCCGAGCCCAATATCAAAACTTCTACGTTCTCTTCAGTCATTTTCTTATTTTTAGTAATTGACAGTTTACTATTTCTCAACAGTCCATTTGGCCGCAAAGTTCGCCAAATATATAAGGAATACCAAGCCAATTTTGGATACAAAAGTAGCTCTAAAAGACTTCTTATAATTTACTAAGAATGTTAATAATTATTAATAGAAATAGGCATATAACTTCTATTTAAGAAAAGCCTTTTTGCCAGCTATACCTGAGAGCCAAACTATTAAAAGAAAAAACTTTTAATAGTTATCTCGAATTGACAAAACCTGAGGTACTAAAATAAAGTAGCCAATGTCAGGTCTAGCGATAGACGAATACCTCCTATCTATACCGACCGAAGGTTCTCTATCAGTTTGAGTTAAATGGAAAACACTTGCTCATTCTCAAGGTATCAAACAGCAATTCCCCAAGCGATAAAGCGGTCAAAGTCACTTAATTTTATAGACTTTTTTGCTTTTTAAAACCTTTTCTGCTTTTTGGGGCCTAGTCTTTCAAGAAACTAATTCGACCTGAGACTTTTTAATGGCATCTAATAATAACATCAGTTTTTCAATGGTAACATGCTCCATCACAACTATTTTCAACCACTTAGGGTTTTTATGATTGTCTGGCACTAGACCAAAACGTTTGGCTACCTCACTGTCAATACTGTGATTTTTGATGGTCACAATATTCGACATTGGGTGTCGGTAATACTCAATTCCTAAATCCGCCAAATGTCCACAAAGCCATTGCGTTCTTCGCTGAAGGATATATACTTTTTCCGACCAACCATAAGGCCCATGTTTGCTTAGTATCATCCAGGTGGCTATTACATTTGCTCCAGAACGGCTGCCTATAAGTGTAAAGTCTTCTCCTTCTACGTAACTGGCTTCTTGGGTATTGGCATACTTCATAAATCCTTTACGAATCATAAAAACTCCAGTGCCATATGGTGCCTGAGCCATCTTATGAGCATCTAATGAGAACGAGGTAATTTTCTCGTTTTTAAAAGTCAGTTGGCTATTCTCATCCGAAAAAGGATAATAGAAGCCGCCATATGCTCCATCTACGTGCAGTTTATAGGTGCAGTCTAAAGCTTCTAAAGGTTTAACAAAATCGTTTACTTCGTCTACCGATCCAAACATTGTTGTCATCATATTGCAGACTACGATGAAATATTTCTTACCATCCTGCTTGGCTTGTAGTAATACTTTGGTCAAACCTTCTTCCGAAATTTGACGGTTGTTTTCACCTACAGGTACCTTATAAACTGGAATTGACAAAAGGTTCCCTGCTTTATACATGGAATAATGGCTGTCTTCACTACAAATAAGACAGATTTCGTCTCTATCAGCATTTTCTACTTCCATAAAGTAATTGCGATAAATCCAGATGGCTTGAATATTACCTTCTGTGCCACCAGAGGCTATATAGCCATCATTCTGTAGAGGTTCTCCCTTGAGAATATCTACAGAACACATTTCTATCAATTCCTTTTCTATTTCATGTGTACCAGAAAAAGCCGATTCTGATTTACCCAAGGTATGGCAGCCTATGTGATTGGGGTTTTGTACTAAACTAGTTATGAAGGGAGCATCCTTAAGAAATGAAGCGTCTTGATTAAAGACTTTTTCATCAAGATGTGTAGCAGGAATCCCTAAAAGGTTTTCCTCTTTGTAATTGACGTTTTGTGCTAAAGCATCAAATACCCTTGTTTTAATTTCCTCTTGAGATTTTTTCTTCCAATAAGTGTTCATTATTTTAGTTTCAAATGAATATCCGGTAATGTGATATCGGAGGCTTCAAAGGTACGCCTTTTTCTTAAGTGGTAAGAAGCGAAAGAGAACATAAGAGGGCTTTAAAATACTCAATATTAGCCTTTTCTAATAAACCCACTATTATACAAGAGCAATCTATTGGCCCTATTGCCATCATTACAAGACTTTTGTGATATCTAATATTAAGTGTATTGACTTAAGCAAAAGTGCTATGATAATCAGAATAGGCTGCTGCCATAATTCTATCAATAAAAGTCTTAAAACATAATACCATTAATTCCACCCAAGAAACAGCCATCAAGACAAACAAAAAATAATGCTCAGAAGATTTATCAGTCAACTTGCTCCAGCCCCATTTATACTTATCCATACTTCCAATTAATTGTCTAAAATTAAGGGTATACTTCCTTTTGAAACTACTGACTGTCTGCCTCTTGGGAATAGCTAGCTCGTGAAGATATTAGTATGCCGCCCAAACGAATACTTAATTCACTTAAACAAAATTGATTCCAGCAAGAAACTTCAGTTTGATTGAACTCGACAATTAAATCTTAGTATATACTTATCCGTATAAAAAAGGTATATATTAGTAATTCATTTGAAAACTTCGTTTTCTTCATCCTTAGCGTTATCAAAATGAAATCACAACATAGAATTGCCTTCTGTACGGATTTCTCTC
This sequence is a window from Arcticibacterium luteifluviistationis. Protein-coding genes within it:
- the trxB gene encoding thioredoxin-disulfide reductase, with product MTEENVEVLILGSGPAGYTAAIYAGRAGLKPVMYQGGQPGGQLTITNDVENYPGYPDGVQGPAMMEEFRKQAERFGLDNRYGMATSVDFTTPLAHKVIIDENKVIIAKAVIIATGASAKWLGLESEDRLNGSGVSACAVCDGFFYRGHEVVVVGAGDTACEEAHYLSKLCKKVTMLVRRDEFRASTIMQKRVENTANIEVMFNTSTVEVLGEKEVEGVKVINTITKEESVITATGFFVAIGHKPNTDIFKGWLNLDETGYINAEKGTAKTNIEGVFASGDAMDKIYRQAVTAAGTGCMAALDAERYLSAHE
- the bshB1 gene encoding bacillithiol biosynthesis deacetylase BshB1; protein product: MKLDILVMAVHPDDAELGCSGTIAKHISMGYKVGIVDFTRGELGTRGSAEIRDEEAAASAKVMGLSARENLRFRDGFFKNDEEHQMKLMQVIRKYQPEIVLANGITDRHPDHGRSSALAVDACFYAGLRMVPTYNEDGSAQKEWRPKHLYHYIQDKYIEPDFVIDITDFWDIKDKAIRAFGSQFFDPNSADPQSYISSPDFLDFIEARNREMGHKIGVKYGEGFTSYQTQGVSDLMKLS
- a CDS encoding glycosyltransferase family 2 protein, with protein sequence MAKVSIITITYNAEKVLERTIKSVVSQAFRDFEYIIVDGDSKDGTKAICEQYSQHIDIFSSEKDDGIYDAMNKGLRLANGDFVWFMNAGDEIATSKTLSNIFSKVSAKTDLVYGDALFVNDDGVARGLRSVLTPHKLKADINWRDLRFGMLVCHQSLLVHRSIAPTYIIDNFSADVDWEIKSFKASTNQVFLEEPLANFLEGGVSNQQLEKSLKDRFIVLKNHFGLIPTLFNHLIILVRGLKKIWTSKGKYW
- a CDS encoding YqaA family protein, whose translation is MTGNTYYNNLLKRLGLLNRYYKITRFYTFLKDTAFKAGMVVIVFVLLLLGLEYFVLDINSLLNSLVETYSPQVIFTFFLISETILGIVPPEIFIAWASKSPTPWLFLFILATLSYIGGIISYLIGSRLFLITSVKNHIENKIAVHIVNLRKWGSIFVVLGAISPIPHSIVSLACGLIKYSFKQYLLWALFRYLRFIIYAFVIFQVFAE
- a CDS encoding pyridoxal phosphate-dependent decarboxylase family protein; translated protein: MNTYWKKKSQEEIKTRVFDALAQNVNYKEENLLGIPATHLDEKVFNQDASFLKDAPFITSLVQNPNHIGCHTLGKSESAFSGTHEIEKELIEMCSVDILKGEPLQNDGYIASGGTEGNIQAIWIYRNYFMEVENADRDEICLICSEDSHYSMYKAGNLLSIPVYKVPVGENNRQISEEGLTKVLLQAKQDGKKYFIVVCNMMTTMFGSVDEVNDFVKPLEALDCTYKLHVDGAYGGFYYPFSDENSQLTFKNEKITSFSLDAHKMAQAPYGTGVFMIRKGFMKYANTQEASYVEGEDFTLIGSRSGANVIATWMILSKHGPYGWSEKVYILQRRTQWLCGHLADLGIEYYRHPMSNIVTIKNHSIDSEVAKRFGLVPDNHKNPKWLKIVVMEHVTIEKLMLLLDAIKKSQVELVS
- a CDS encoding M23 family metallopeptidase, with product MFRSFLVLVLLFSVQASFAQRERGKVIKAPKIFQKKTETTETPSNEPDSQNLNNTFQDEVDFQFEEEPKLRFSNSFEKKTTEYKAPSNYPGSESLGAGMVEIEPLKKLNSNIHEDTSSIDEGELMIVEIEDGARFPGTDEMVKIASYFSIWDNTYVNPYGINPKDFSDVIPIKLYDLTKGRYWAPPLDKCPVTSHFKYRWGRWHRGTDIDLETGDPVYAAFDGVIRISSYRGALGRAVVIRHYNGLETVYGHMSKLNFPVNTVVKAGDEIGRGGNTGRSSGSHLHFETRYEGTPFDAGNIFDFKRDDTQIRMQEFLMTSKMYNYLRGGSPRVALGDVDASQHEDDLNPTMEVEGDAAADDFEDDFEEEIPAEVVQKVWYRVKPGDNLTKIARNFGVTVSEICSLNKISSYKKLYVGIRLRVK
- a CDS encoding NADP-dependent malic enzyme, which gives rise to MDKNQNLNKEALLYHSKGRPGKIEVIPTKEYANQRDLSLAYSPGVAVPCLAIAENKDDVYKYTAKGNLVAVISNGTAVLGLGDIGPEASKPVMEGKGLLFKIYADIDVFDIELNTTDVDEFVRTVKIMEPTFGGVNLEDISAPACFEIEERLKKELNIPVMHDDQHGTAIISAAALINALDIVGKDISKIKIIVNGAGASAISCSKLYVSLGAKKENVFMFDSKGLIHPDRDNLSGKKADFTNGHLPAETTLSQAINGADVFIGLSKGGTLKKEMVKSMAKDCIVFALANPDPEITYEDATSVREDIIMATGRSDYPNQVNNVLGFPYIFRGALDVKASEINEAMKLAAVHALADLAKKQVPEMVNLAYGTDNLTFGKNYIIPKPVDPRLLTSVAPAVAKAAMDSGVARSNITDWNAYELELSKRLGQDNSLLKIIHNKAKQNPKRVVFADAENLNVLKAAQEVLNERLAIPILLGNKNTINEIIESNSLDLEGVKILDPSQADPETLNEYGNQFYELRKRKGFTHDEAHGIMKRRSYFGAMMVKNGAADAMIGGQTRNYPETIRPAIQIIGKRAGLRKVSGMYILMSRFGPLFLADTTINFDPSVEELVEIAELAAEEVRKFNIIPRIAFLTYSNFGSVAEGPAPMRMRAAVAELKKKYPDWIVDGEMQAHLAFDNELLKTNHPFSDLADGRANTFIFPNLSAANIAYNMVKEIADIEKIGPIVMGLKKPVKILQMGASVREIVNMVSLAVVDAQRGE